The following are from one region of the Marinomonas sp. CT5 genome:
- a CDS encoding DUF2868 domain-containing protein: protein MPFPTHSAKLSLAAWLEAHTEFRLPTHASDLPTALNELDRSPQPKSYLAQFTQLKRYFNRAILGLLLVSLLLGFMAVPPAFATSQSNQVNIFWLFIILLGFHALNFIVWCVTMLATMRQSNNHQGFLLSLLIFLNKKVGKHLHINTEVSTAYLHWQCPNHANKWLVSSISHGAWGCYLFAGWVMTLLLLLTNQVNFAWETTLLSDDAFVQLTQTLSAIPQWLGIALPNQVDILASRVDLVSQTASTRQHWANFLLASIFLYGVLPRAMLTIVCVAIYHLKRAAQPLSTQEKIIQNRYRQQEKQSRHILDADHHRSGSSAPANDTHSNTLAEGAFSQHWALFEWSQARPDYLHATRSVSLLNSREEQDRFLASANDEPMYILVNAEQSPDRGTRRFFTQASKMYSVLTMVIAEQGQAKFAEDWQRLAKEAHIYSTQLKQKD, encoded by the coding sequence ATGCCTTTCCCGACTCACAGCGCAAAACTTTCTCTAGCAGCTTGGTTAGAAGCTCATACCGAGTTTCGACTGCCAACTCATGCGAGCGACTTACCGACAGCACTTAATGAGCTAGACCGCTCACCACAACCCAAAAGCTATCTTGCGCAGTTTACGCAACTAAAACGCTATTTTAATCGTGCCATTTTAGGCTTGCTGCTGGTTTCTTTGTTGTTGGGTTTTATGGCAGTGCCGCCTGCCTTTGCCACCAGCCAATCCAATCAGGTCAATATTTTCTGGCTGTTCATTATTTTATTGGGGTTCCATGCGCTGAACTTTATCGTCTGGTGTGTCACCATGTTGGCAACCATGAGGCAGTCCAACAATCATCAAGGTTTCTTGCTCAGCCTATTGATTTTCCTTAATAAGAAAGTAGGTAAGCACTTACATATCAATACGGAAGTGAGTACAGCTTATTTGCATTGGCAGTGCCCTAACCATGCCAATAAATGGCTGGTCAGCAGTATTTCTCATGGGGCTTGGGGGTGTTATTTATTCGCTGGTTGGGTCATGACGCTACTGCTGTTACTAACCAACCAAGTCAACTTTGCTTGGGAAACCACATTATTAAGCGACGACGCCTTTGTTCAACTAACACAAACACTCAGCGCGATTCCACAATGGTTGGGTATTGCCCTTCCCAACCAAGTCGATATTCTGGCTAGTCGTGTCGATCTTGTTTCTCAGACCGCTTCCACTCGACAACACTGGGCAAATTTCTTGCTCGCGAGTATTTTCCTTTATGGCGTCTTACCAAGGGCAATGTTAACCATCGTCTGTGTGGCTATATATCACCTTAAAAGAGCGGCTCAGCCACTCAGTACACAAGAGAAAATCATTCAGAATCGTTACCGCCAACAAGAAAAGCAAAGCCGACATATCTTAGATGCCGATCATCATCGCTCTGGTTCGTCGGCTCCTGCAAATGACACACATAGCAACACACTGGCAGAGGGTGCTTTTTCGCAACATTGGGCCTTGTTTGAATGGAGCCAGGCGCGACCGGATTACCTACACGCCACGCGCTCAGTTTCCTTATTAAATAGTCGCGAGGAACAAGATCGGTTTCTCGCGTCGGCGAATGACGAGCCCATGTATATTTTGGTCAATGCAGAACAAAGTCCAGATCGTGGCACACGACGATTTTTCACCCAAGCCAGCAAGATGTACTCGGTTTTAACCATGGTGATTGCAGAGCAAGGCCAAGCTAAATTCGCCGAAGACTGGCAACGTCTAGCCAAAGAAGCCCATATTTACTCTACCCAACTCAAGCAGAAGGACTAA
- a CDS encoding DUF3482 domain-containing protein, with protein MSISLLVVGHANTGKTSLIRTLLRKQDFGEVSDRAGTTRHVESVKINIGQEAIITLTDTPGFEDSIGLWDIRHSEAFRAYQGADWLQPFCESHFAQDEFEQEAKILKQLTKADIILYVIDIRQAPLGKYLDELALLASANKPIIPILNFSASPSAHLEAWRHVLAERHLHAVIKYDTVAFYFEDEKRLYQSIQSLMPEQYDAIKHLIESREEAAQLRQTMAANQLAELILKAASTRLECSSYPPKPEESSVFEDKIRVLESHYIKNLLRLYEFQAEDLKATPLAIKNDRWQQDIFDAETLKEWGVETSTSALTGAAIGAGIDVMSAGLTLGTATTIGAILGATWKTGQRYKDTLKSKLTKRYYLCLDKATLTLLCLRGLTAIHHLHQRGHASQQAYELANQAQDDELIDQIKPYWKQAQQHPEWENQTLSDSHPSKLALQSVLEKALSSNKS; from the coding sequence GTGTCGATATCTCTCTTGGTCGTTGGCCACGCAAACACAGGCAAAACCTCTTTGATCCGCACCCTGTTGCGCAAACAAGACTTTGGCGAAGTCAGTGATAGAGCGGGAACCACTCGTCATGTAGAAAGCGTGAAGATCAATATTGGCCAAGAAGCCATTATCACGTTAACCGACACACCTGGGTTTGAAGATTCAATCGGCCTTTGGGACATTCGCCATTCAGAGGCATTCCGCGCTTATCAAGGCGCAGACTGGCTACAGCCATTTTGTGAAAGCCACTTTGCCCAAGATGAGTTTGAACAAGAGGCGAAGATACTTAAGCAACTCACAAAAGCCGATATCATTTTATACGTGATAGACATTCGCCAAGCCCCTCTGGGTAAATATTTAGATGAGCTGGCGTTACTGGCCAGTGCAAATAAACCCATCATTCCTATTTTGAATTTCAGCGCCTCACCCAGCGCGCATTTAGAGGCATGGCGTCATGTTCTGGCTGAGCGCCATTTGCACGCCGTCATCAAATACGACACGGTGGCCTTTTATTTCGAAGACGAAAAGCGTTTATACCAGAGCATTCAGAGCCTGATGCCAGAACAATATGACGCCATCAAACACCTTATTGAGTCCCGAGAAGAAGCGGCGCAACTACGCCAGACCATGGCGGCTAACCAATTAGCTGAATTGATACTAAAAGCCGCCAGCACTCGTCTTGAATGCTCAAGCTACCCGCCAAAACCTGAGGAATCCTCCGTTTTCGAAGACAAAATACGCGTTCTAGAAAGTCACTACATTAAAAACTTGCTGCGACTTTATGAGTTCCAAGCGGAAGACTTAAAAGCCACTCCCCTCGCCATTAAGAATGACCGTTGGCAGCAAGACATTTTTGATGCAGAGACGCTAAAAGAATGGGGCGTTGAAACCAGTACCAGCGCCTTAACGGGGGCGGCGATTGGGGCGGGCATTGATGTCATGTCTGCGGGATTAACATTAGGCACGGCTACGACCATTGGCGCTATTTTAGGTGCCACATGGAAAACGGGACAACGCTACAAGGACACCCTAAAAAGCAAACTCACCAAGCGTTATTATCTGTGTCTTGATAAAGCCACTTTGACGCTGTTGTGCCTTCGTGGCTTAACAGCGATTCACCATTTGCACCAACGAGGTCACGCATCTCAGCAAGCCTACGAGCTAGCAAATCAAGCGCAGGACGATGAACTGATTGATCAGATAAAACCCTATTGGAAACAAGCTCAGCAACATCCAGAATGGGAAAACCAGACCTTGTCTGATTCCCATCCAAGCAAATTGGCATTGCAGAGTGTGTTAGAAAAAGCGCTTAGCTCAAATAAAAGTTAA
- a CDS encoding 1-acylglycerol-3-phosphate O-acyltransferase, with translation MLLLIRMALLLLLVVGVTLLGIVFCLLTLWSKNRVYYLGRVFAQVGPLFGLSVEGRVAESAKNIPQAVYVANHQNNFDLFTLAVVVPKGVVTVGKTSLRWIPFFGALYWASGNFLINRENRKQAIATIDQIVSKMKKTGLSIWMFPEGTRSRGRGLLPFKRGAFHAAVQAGVPVVPVVCSSTHGQISLNRWNNGKVIVEMLPPIDTAGLHETDVIKLLKSCEQQMHETQQRLDQELLNQNKAS, from the coding sequence ATGTTGCTTTTGATACGGATGGCATTGCTATTATTGTTGGTTGTAGGTGTAACACTTCTGGGGATTGTGTTTTGCTTGCTTACCTTGTGGTCAAAGAACCGCGTGTATTATCTGGGGCGTGTGTTTGCCCAAGTAGGCCCTTTGTTTGGCTTATCGGTTGAAGGGCGTGTCGCTGAATCTGCGAAGAATATACCTCAAGCGGTTTATGTGGCGAACCATCAAAATAATTTCGATTTGTTCACCCTCGCGGTGGTTGTCCCGAAAGGCGTGGTGACCGTAGGAAAAACTAGCCTGCGATGGATTCCTTTCTTTGGGGCGTTGTATTGGGCCAGTGGTAACTTCTTAATTAATCGAGAAAACCGCAAGCAGGCCATTGCCACCATTGACCAAATTGTCTCCAAAATGAAAAAAACCGGCTTATCTATTTGGATGTTTCCAGAAGGAACCCGAAGCCGTGGGCGTGGTTTGTTGCCCTTTAAACGAGGCGCATTCCATGCTGCTGTTCAAGCTGGGGTGCCCGTGGTGCCTGTGGTTTGCAGCAGCACACATGGTCAAATAAGCCTGAACCGTTGGAATAATGGTAAAGTGATCGTTGAAATGCTGCCGCCCATAGACACAGCAGGGCTGCACGAGACAGATGTGATAAAGCTGCTCAAGTCCTGTGAACAACAAATGCACGAAACACAGCAGCGCCTAGATCAAGAGCTGTTAAATCAAAACAAAGCGTCTTAA
- a CDS encoding EAL domain-containing protein produces MLKSFQARLIMFVLVLLALVQLGTALAVLSSLKEDNYKQGVHSIDVSRNVFDLFLESRAEQLTKGVEILTSDFGFKQAVATRETGTIKSVLQNHGARINADISLIVSPRGELITATQDLNINTTIADLVFAARRSGGSSISTMIAFDNRAYQLVLVPIRVPNVVAWVGMAFLLDRALAEQIKNVTGLDISFVYESSDDHLIAGGSTLPEHEKDVLLKDIGSIESILTTPAFSNDEKYLSLGVDLGMPNQWGIIHLPYGPWLQSYNNTRNQLILIFTGALSLALLFGFALARNMTKPIGRLVDYAKEIGLGGKKDKVHAPDVGGEFGVLSHTMKTMQDSIISREEELTYRASHDQLTGLFNQSAVEHYLSDTLPKEQGGLVLVNIRHFKDINNMLGFDVGNALLSKVAERLQQWGHDANMLARLNADKFLLIFDRSITQQDCNDLKSCFADEFEVEKGSSIRLDISIAVLPFEHASASVNSAMRRLDIVTDEAREASDLYVFYKVGQDENHRRQLTIIRDLPAALKGGQLFVVYQPKVGLAGDDCHEAEALIRWIHPELGFLPPDEFISLLEHAGSIQQLTKWVLNTVLSQLSKWWEQGQEIRVAVNLSAHDLLDEQLPFIVSEALLANRLPTRALALEVTESAVMKDRAKVIRVLKALQEMGVHLAIDDFGTGQSSLAYLRELPVNEVKIDRAFIQYIDTNKGDEFITKATIELSHSLGFQVTAEGAENAEGTALLRHYHCDKIQGYFFSKPLVAEEFFQWREEFHSR; encoded by the coding sequence GTGTTAAAGAGCTTTCAAGCACGACTCATTATGTTTGTCTTAGTGCTGCTTGCGTTGGTTCAGTTAGGAACCGCGTTGGCGGTGTTATCTTCTTTAAAAGAAGATAACTACAAGCAGGGAGTTCATTCCATTGATGTCTCACGTAATGTTTTTGATTTATTTTTAGAGTCACGTGCCGAGCAGCTCACCAAAGGGGTTGAAATTCTGACCTCTGACTTTGGTTTTAAGCAAGCGGTTGCGACCAGAGAAACCGGCACAATTAAATCTGTTCTACAAAATCATGGCGCACGAATTAACGCCGACATCTCTCTTATAGTCTCTCCTAGAGGCGAACTTATTACCGCTACCCAAGATCTAAACATCAACACCACGATTGCAGACCTAGTTTTTGCTGCGCGTCGTTCTGGTGGTTCGTCAATTAGCACCATGATTGCGTTTGATAATCGCGCCTATCAGTTGGTATTGGTGCCAATTAGAGTGCCTAATGTGGTGGCATGGGTCGGCATGGCGTTTTTGCTAGATCGAGCTTTGGCGGAACAAATCAAAAATGTCACTGGTTTGGACATCAGTTTTGTTTATGAATCGTCTGATGACCATCTTATTGCGGGTGGGTCAACCTTGCCTGAGCATGAAAAGGATGTCCTTTTAAAAGACATTGGCAGTATTGAAAGTATTCTTACCACTCCCGCTTTTTCCAACGATGAAAAATACTTATCGCTTGGTGTTGACTTGGGCATGCCAAATCAATGGGGGATTATCCATTTACCTTATGGTCCATGGTTGCAGAGTTACAACAATACCCGCAACCAATTGATTTTGATTTTCACAGGGGCCTTGTCGTTAGCCTTGTTATTTGGTTTTGCTCTTGCTCGTAATATGACTAAGCCAATAGGGCGTCTGGTGGATTATGCCAAAGAGATTGGACTTGGTGGCAAGAAGGATAAGGTACATGCACCGGATGTCGGCGGCGAGTTTGGTGTTTTGTCTCATACCATGAAGACGATGCAAGATTCTATTATTAGCAGGGAAGAAGAGCTAACCTATCGCGCTTCTCATGATCAACTTACCGGTTTATTCAATCAGAGTGCTGTAGAGCATTATTTAAGCGATACCTTACCCAAAGAACAGGGTGGATTAGTGTTAGTTAATATCCGCCATTTTAAAGATATTAATAATATGTTGGGTTTTGATGTGGGGAACGCATTGCTTTCGAAAGTGGCTGAACGTCTGCAACAATGGGGACACGATGCCAACATGTTAGCTAGATTGAATGCGGATAAGTTTTTACTGATTTTTGATCGCTCCATTACTCAGCAAGATTGTAATGATTTAAAAAGCTGTTTTGCTGATGAGTTTGAAGTAGAGAAAGGCTCTAGCATTCGTCTTGATATCAGCATTGCTGTCCTTCCGTTTGAACATGCTTCTGCTAGCGTTAATAGCGCGATGCGACGTTTGGATATTGTGACCGATGAAGCCAGAGAAGCCAGCGATTTATATGTTTTCTATAAAGTGGGTCAGGATGAAAACCACCGCCGTCAGTTGACCATTATCCGTGACTTGCCTGCGGCCTTGAAGGGCGGACAGCTGTTTGTTGTTTATCAACCTAAAGTGGGTTTAGCTGGCGATGATTGCCATGAAGCAGAAGCTTTAATTCGCTGGATTCATCCAGAACTTGGCTTTTTGCCGCCGGATGAGTTTATTTCGTTATTAGAACACGCAGGTAGTATTCAGCAGTTAACCAAGTGGGTGTTGAATACTGTGTTATCTCAATTGAGTAAATGGTGGGAACAAGGTCAAGAAATACGTGTCGCGGTAAACTTATCAGCCCATGATCTGTTAGATGAGCAGTTGCCATTTATTGTATCTGAAGCCCTGTTGGCGAACCGTTTACCGACACGCGCGCTGGCGTTAGAGGTAACAGAAAGTGCGGTGATGAAGGATAGAGCGAAAGTCATCCGTGTATTAAAAGCATTGCAAGAGATGGGGGTTCATCTTGCTATTGATGATTTTGGCACGGGACAATCTTCATTGGCTTATTTACGCGAGTTGCCTGTCAATGAGGTGAAGATAGACCGAGCTTTCATTCAGTATATCGATACCAATAAAGGTGATGAATTTATTACTAAGGCCACCATAGAGCTATCCCATAGCTTAGGTTTTCAGGTCACTGCCGAAGGAGCCGAAAATGCCGAGGGCACAGCGCTTTTAAGGCATTATCATTGTGATAAAATACAAGGCTACTTCTTTTCTAAACCCTTGGTTGCAGAAGAGTTTTTTCAATGGCGTGAGGAGTTCCATTCACGTTAA
- the rlmF gene encoding 23S rRNA (adenine(1618)-N(6))-methyltransferase RlmF has protein sequence MVLKSKNTKSKRTNKLELHPRNPHRARYDFALLADSCPELSRFIQLNQYGNESVDFANPEAVKTLNRALLSHFYGVAFWDIPPGYLCPPIPGRADYIHYLADLLAASNKGVIPRGKGIKVLDVGVGANCVYPIIGHQEYGWQFVGSDVNPVAVATCDTIVKSNACLKGAITARLQTQPAKLFDGVWKEKDRFDLTLCNPPFHTSESAMIDESQRKWRGVKDNTAKNDKPVLNFGGKAAELWCDGGEAGFISRMVKESVQYADRCFWFTSLVARQSNLEAIYRALKAVGARQVKTIEMAQGQKISRFVAWSFLGDDQIDYWQDNYWQH, from the coding sequence GTGGTCTTAAAAAGCAAGAATACGAAAAGCAAACGCACTAATAAGCTAGAGCTTCATCCTCGTAACCCGCATCGTGCGCGTTATGACTTTGCTTTATTGGCGGATTCTTGTCCTGAACTCTCTCGTTTTATCCAGTTGAATCAATACGGCAATGAATCGGTAGACTTTGCTAATCCCGAGGCGGTGAAAACCTTGAACCGCGCCTTACTGAGTCATTTTTATGGAGTGGCTTTTTGGGATATTCCACCAGGCTATCTTTGCCCGCCCATTCCGGGTCGAGCAGACTACATTCATTACCTTGCCGATCTATTAGCCGCCAGTAATAAAGGCGTTATTCCACGTGGTAAAGGTATTAAAGTGTTGGATGTGGGTGTGGGAGCAAACTGTGTGTATCCGATCATTGGTCATCAAGAATATGGTTGGCAGTTTGTTGGATCAGATGTGAACCCTGTTGCCGTGGCAACCTGTGACACCATAGTGAAATCCAATGCCTGTTTAAAAGGTGCCATTACGGCACGATTGCAGACTCAACCAGCAAAGCTGTTTGATGGGGTCTGGAAGGAAAAAGACCGTTTCGATTTGACCTTATGTAACCCGCCTTTCCATACCAGTGAGTCGGCGATGATCGATGAGTCTCAGCGTAAGTGGCGTGGTGTAAAAGATAACACCGCCAAAAATGATAAACCTGTGCTGAATTTTGGTGGCAAGGCTGCAGAATTATGGTGTGATGGTGGTGAGGCTGGCTTTATTTCGCGTATGGTAAAAGAAAGTGTGCAGTATGCAGATCGTTGTTTTTGGTTTACATCGTTAGTGGCTCGACAAAGCAATTTAGAGGCTATCTATCGCGCACTCAAAGCCGTCGGCGCTCGGCAAGTAAAAACCATTGAAATGGCGCAAGGTCAGAAGATTAGTCGATTTGTCGCATGGAGTTTTCTTGGTGATGATCAAATTGACTATTGGCAAGATAATTACTGGCAACATTAG
- a CDS encoding LysR family transcriptional regulator — protein sequence MIPNSLQHLDLKSLTGLLFLLEERHVGRAAERLYLSQSAMSRLLNRLRDAFDDPLFIRTSKGMVPTSKALTLEAPLKQMLEQMAGLESLPDFQPQSSNRVFRLQTTHYQAQAYVPAIAERFYQEAPFASLETTTITETSLVSQAEHSVDVVLCSEYIEIPNTYRKVLLGHEKFRCIMSNNHPLAKQDKISLDEYLSFSHVLVSMGGTRRVVSDLVLADRAHERRFAFRTPYFLSALETVGRTSLLISTSGLLAERFCEQFNLTMKPLPVEFPDSKYFLSWPKSIERDPAVEWFRKLTEDVVKSLIPYPEF from the coding sequence ATGATTCCTAATTCGTTACAACACTTGGATCTAAAGTCTTTAACAGGGCTTTTGTTCTTATTGGAAGAGCGTCATGTTGGTCGGGCTGCGGAGCGCCTTTATTTGAGTCAATCGGCCATGAGTCGGCTGCTTAATCGATTACGTGATGCGTTTGATGACCCTTTATTCATTCGTACTTCGAAAGGCATGGTGCCAACATCAAAAGCATTGACCCTAGAAGCGCCATTAAAGCAGATGTTAGAGCAAATGGCCGGACTGGAATCCCTTCCAGATTTTCAACCACAAAGTAGTAACCGAGTTTTTCGATTACAAACGACTCATTACCAAGCGCAAGCTTATGTGCCAGCTATAGCTGAACGTTTTTACCAAGAAGCACCTTTTGCCTCATTAGAAACGACGACCATTACGGAAACCAGTTTAGTGAGTCAGGCAGAACACTCAGTTGATGTCGTGCTATGCAGTGAGTACATTGAAATTCCTAACACATATCGCAAAGTGCTGTTGGGACATGAGAAATTTCGTTGCATCATGTCGAACAATCATCCCCTTGCGAAGCAAGATAAGATTAGCCTAGATGAGTATTTAAGCTTTTCCCATGTATTGGTAAGTATGGGGGGAACACGCCGTGTAGTGAGTGATCTTGTTTTAGCCGATAGAGCCCATGAGCGGCGTTTTGCCTTTCGTACACCGTATTTCTTATCTGCTCTGGAAACCGTAGGGCGTACGTCTTTGCTTATCAGCACAAGCGGTCTATTAGCCGAGCGATTCTGCGAACAATTTAATCTTACTATGAAGCCGTTACCCGTTGAGTTTCCTGATTCCAAATACTTTTTAAGTTGGCCTAAAAGTATTGAACGAGACCCTGCTGTAGAATGGTTTAGAAAACTGACGGAAGACGTGGTGAAAAGCTTAATTCCTTATCCTGAGTTTTGA
- a CDS encoding DMT family transporter: MPTAKQTFLYGLFFSSITVMFWGMLPIALKLSGHFSDPITLTWLRFSVAGIILGLWQWQRGKLGEFKSLTKNDWLRLFAAGSFLIVNYTSFAWSLDFLLPGSAQLSFQIAPLFLALGGLFFLKERINWQQWLCFVGIGLGMLVFFHPVIGQDGQGSLWVGFAIIQLSAAAWSLYALLQKSLFKHLAPTNILLAIYVYALFVMLPFSSPSELLTMSPDDIWVAAFCCLNTLVAYGAFAQAMRYWQTVQVSASVALAPVMAFLLTELCVALGWWTGSISSSHADLLSLFGMFIVIVSAINVQLISARVQRKAELLTKSASKTA, encoded by the coding sequence ATGCCAACTGCAAAACAGACTTTTCTATATGGCCTCTTTTTTAGCTCTATTACTGTCATGTTTTGGGGAATGCTACCGATTGCATTAAAGCTCTCTGGCCACTTTTCCGACCCAATCACGCTCACATGGTTACGCTTCTCTGTCGCTGGCATCATTTTAGGATTATGGCAATGGCAACGTGGAAAACTGGGCGAGTTTAAATCATTAACGAAAAATGATTGGTTGCGTCTTTTTGCCGCTGGCAGCTTTTTAATTGTTAATTACACCAGTTTCGCATGGAGCCTCGACTTTTTATTACCCGGTTCTGCACAATTAAGTTTTCAAATCGCACCGCTTTTCCTCGCTTTAGGTGGATTATTCTTTTTAAAAGAACGCATTAACTGGCAACAATGGCTTTGTTTTGTGGGAATTGGCCTAGGCATGTTGGTCTTCTTTCACCCTGTTATTGGGCAAGATGGTCAAGGATCATTGTGGGTTGGTTTTGCTATTATTCAATTGTCCGCTGCTGCTTGGTCTCTGTATGCGTTACTCCAAAAATCCCTATTCAAACATCTAGCACCGACCAATATTTTGCTGGCAATTTATGTTTATGCCTTGTTTGTTATGTTGCCATTTTCATCGCCAAGCGAACTACTCACTATGTCTCCTGACGACATATGGGTAGCAGCATTCTGCTGCCTTAATACACTGGTCGCATATGGTGCATTTGCTCAAGCCATGCGTTATTGGCAAACCGTACAAGTCAGTGCATCTGTTGCATTAGCCCCTGTCATGGCTTTCCTATTAACCGAACTTTGCGTGGCACTGGGATGGTGGACTGGCAGCATCAGTTCATCTCATGCTGACTTACTCAGTTTGTTTGGTATGTTCATCGTCATTGTCAGTGCGATTAATGTGCAATTGATTAGTGCAAGAGTACAACGTAAAGCCGAATTATTAACAAAATCAGCAAGTAAAACGGCTTAA
- a CDS encoding DUF6164 family protein encodes MATLVFRLKYVPDEEADEIRQLLADHDIAFYETSAGRWQISMAGLWVKDKEQAIKARELIREDQMARAQTMRPISFGQWVLGYLQHARQNPSEAFFTLIAVLLILGISIIPFTLWL; translated from the coding sequence ATGGCAACTCTGGTTTTTCGGCTGAAATATGTTCCTGATGAAGAAGCGGATGAGATCCGTCAGTTATTGGCCGATCATGATATTGCCTTTTATGAAACCTCCGCTGGTCGTTGGCAGATTTCAATGGCAGGTCTGTGGGTGAAGGATAAAGAGCAAGCCATCAAAGCACGGGAATTGATTCGAGAAGATCAAATGGCCCGCGCCCAAACCATGCGTCCTATCTCTTTCGGTCAGTGGGTATTAGGTTATTTACAACACGCCCGCCAAAACCCATCCGAAGCTTTTTTTACTCTGATTGCCGTGCTGCTAATTTTAGGCATTTCCATTATTCCCTTTACTTTGTGGTTGTGA
- a CDS encoding EAL domain-containing protein yields the protein MFKNITEIVPSRKRVIFFYSLLSLFVILTIFAICLYFSLLQDLDNRTVAAKQALSKQMDGIFTELKQVVDESSLSCEKPDLKRLRRVTFYSPTLKEIGLFNSDFIVYCSSLGPANIKIYDSIVGRIKDSVDRKTVSLVSSNTLGESTFFAFYQRPDGLGVNGLAPPESIAVSVDQVLLPDYFYQLTIGKKIFSSNRDGIDSKVLAKHQETLSHWAMTLVVFLPSSLYWRHLWSLLPFILVSWVFLFVVFYISHLVLIYYRRSLRHCIKRAIKNNAMDVHFQPIVSLKEGGAHEMEALIRWRSFRHGQVSPLVIVDMADRLGLIDELTWMVIRKVGDFYREYPEQLRDIKISVNVDRHSLLKECFAPHLSCILDEYPELKGRLNLEVTETSVLDSVELPLMVSRFEHIKSLGIGLSVDDFGTGYAGLDFLRRFPYDTLKLDQIFIASLRDDQFTRQILTSVTKLAKELNMELVAEGVEREDQLSAVRELGVDRVQGYYFCRPLPKEQVIAWLEERLTF from the coding sequence GTGTTTAAAAATATCACTGAAATAGTTCCTTCGAGAAAAAGAGTGATCTTTTTTTATAGCCTCCTTTCGTTGTTTGTTATCCTCACTATTTTTGCTATCTGCTTATATTTCTCTTTATTGCAGGATTTAGATAATCGTACTGTGGCTGCGAAACAGGCTTTGTCTAAGCAAATGGATGGGATTTTTACTGAATTAAAACAGGTTGTAGATGAAAGCAGTTTGTCTTGTGAAAAGCCTGATTTAAAGCGTTTACGACGCGTTACTTTTTACTCCCCAACCTTGAAAGAAATTGGTTTATTCAATTCTGATTTTATTGTTTATTGTTCGAGCCTAGGTCCCGCTAATATCAAGATATATGATTCGATAGTCGGTCGAATTAAAGACAGTGTGGACCGAAAGACGGTATCTTTAGTGAGTTCTAATACACTAGGGGAATCGACCTTTTTTGCCTTTTATCAACGGCCTGATGGTCTTGGCGTGAATGGACTCGCACCACCGGAAAGTATCGCAGTGAGTGTCGATCAAGTTCTATTGCCTGATTATTTTTATCAGTTGACGATTGGAAAGAAAATATTTTCTTCCAATAGAGATGGCATCGATTCCAAAGTACTTGCTAAACACCAAGAGACTTTAAGTCATTGGGCAATGACGTTGGTTGTCTTCCTACCTTCTAGTTTGTATTGGCGTCACCTATGGTCACTTTTGCCTTTTATTTTAGTGAGTTGGGTATTCTTGTTTGTTGTCTTTTATATTAGTCATTTAGTACTGATTTATTACCGACGTTCTTTACGACACTGCATTAAACGAGCAATTAAGAATAATGCTATGGATGTACATTTCCAGCCCATTGTTTCATTAAAAGAGGGTGGCGCTCATGAAATGGAAGCGCTCATCCGGTGGCGATCATTTCGCCATGGACAGGTGTCGCCACTGGTCATTGTGGATATGGCAGACCGTCTTGGCTTGATTGATGAGCTGACGTGGATGGTGATTCGCAAAGTTGGGGATTTTTACCGAGAGTATCCAGAACAACTCAGGGATATTAAAATTTCCGTGAATGTGGATAGGCATAGTCTGCTGAAAGAATGTTTTGCGCCGCACTTATCTTGTATTTTAGATGAGTATCCTGAGTTAAAAGGTCGACTTAACCTCGAAGTGACAGAAACGAGTGTGCTAGATTCTGTTGAACTGCCTTTAATGGTGAGTCGCTTTGAACACATTAAAAGTTTGGGAATTGGGTTGTCGGTTGATGATTTTGGTACTGGTTATGCGGGGTTAGACTTCCTTCGTCGTTTCCCATATGACACATTGAAGCTGGATCAAATTTTTATTGCTAGCTTGAGGGATGATCAGTTTACTCGGCAGATACTCACCTCAGTCACAAAACTAGCAAAAGAGTTGAATATGGAGTTGGTGGCTGAAGGGGTTGAGCGAGAAGATCAATTAAGTGCGGTTCGAGAGCTAGGTGTTGATAGAGTGCAAGGTTACTATTTCTGCCGCCCTCTACCGAAAGAACAAGTTATCGCTTGGCTTGAAGAACGACTTACCTTTTAA